The following are encoded in a window of Novosphingobium sp. THN1 genomic DNA:
- a CDS encoding primosomal protein N' — protein sequence MNRVRCLVFNSALGPLDYRVPAGMDVEPGSVVIAPLGPRQIIGVVWEAERLPGTEVPDAKLRPLLQVLPVPPLPTPLRRLIEWTADYYVAPLAAVARMALSSTAALQGGGTVTEYRLTGREPGRMTPQRLIALDLLQDQQATIRELSEIAGVSDGVLRGMVNAGLLEPLVVDSDRPYPPADAGFAAPDLSDEQAEVAARFVAAVNAHDFHPFLLDGVTGSGKTETYFEAVAAAIEQGRQVLVLLPEIALTETFLKRFEARFGVPPVTWHSSLKSSERRRAWRAVAAGTAQVVVGARSALFLPFARLGLIVVDEAHEISFKQDDGVRYNARDVAVMRAHFEKVPVILASATPALESLQMAEAGRYERVVLPARFGGATMPDIQIVDLREQQPERGHWIAPPLVEALKNRLDKGEQSLLFLNRRGYAPLTLCRTCGYRFQCPNCSAWLVEHRLSRRLACHHCGHEIPPPDACPECSEPDCLVACGPGVERIADEVAAILPEARVALVTSDTLTSPAKAAEFVEMASNKAIDVIVGTQLVTKGYHFPELTLVGVIDADMGLEGGDLRAAERTYQQVAQVAGRAGRGEKPGEVLIQTRHPEAPVIEALASGDRDAFYAAEAEARRDAGAPPFGRWAAIIVSSEDEAEARDAARGIGGSAPRLDDVLILGPAPAPLSLLRGRYRYRLLINARRSTELQRVIRDWLDPLRFPPGVRVAVDIDPYSFV from the coding sequence ATGAACCGCGTCCGATGCCTCGTCTTCAATTCCGCGCTCGGCCCGCTCGATTATCGCGTGCCCGCCGGTATGGACGTGGAACCGGGCAGCGTCGTCATTGCACCGCTCGGACCGCGGCAGATCATTGGCGTGGTCTGGGAAGCGGAACGGCTGCCGGGAACCGAAGTTCCGGATGCGAAGTTGCGCCCCCTCCTCCAGGTCCTCCCTGTCCCTCCCCTGCCTACACCCCTGCGACGCCTGATCGAGTGGACCGCCGACTATTACGTCGCACCGCTTGCAGCAGTGGCGCGCATGGCGCTGTCCAGCACGGCCGCGCTGCAGGGCGGCGGCACGGTAACCGAATATCGCCTGACCGGCCGCGAGCCGGGACGCATGACGCCCCAGCGCCTCATCGCTCTGGACCTGTTGCAGGATCAGCAGGCGACGATCCGCGAACTGTCGGAAATCGCCGGCGTCTCGGATGGCGTCCTGCGCGGTATGGTCAATGCCGGGCTGCTCGAACCGTTGGTTGTCGATTCTGACCGGCCTTATCCGCCCGCCGACGCCGGTTTCGCCGCGCCTGACTTGTCGGATGAACAAGCGGAAGTCGCTGCGCGCTTTGTCGCGGCGGTCAATGCACATGACTTCCATCCGTTTCTGCTCGACGGCGTGACGGGCTCGGGCAAGACCGAAACCTATTTCGAAGCGGTCGCAGCCGCGATCGAGCAAGGGCGGCAGGTCCTCGTGCTCCTTCCGGAAATCGCGCTTACCGAGACTTTCCTCAAGCGCTTCGAAGCGCGCTTCGGGGTGCCGCCGGTTACATGGCACTCTTCGCTCAAGTCGTCGGAACGGCGGCGCGCATGGCGGGCCGTGGCAGCCGGAACGGCGCAAGTGGTGGTCGGTGCACGCAGCGCACTGTTCCTGCCCTTCGCCCGCCTTGGCCTGATCGTCGTCGACGAAGCGCACGAGATCTCGTTCAAGCAGGACGACGGGGTGCGCTACAATGCCCGCGACGTTGCAGTGATGCGCGCGCATTTCGAGAAGGTGCCCGTCATCCTGGCGAGCGCCACCCCGGCACTGGAAAGCCTGCAGATGGCCGAAGCTGGCCGCTATGAGCGCGTGGTCCTGCCTGCGCGCTTCGGCGGAGCAACGATGCCTGACATCCAGATCGTCGACCTGCGCGAACAACAGCCCGAGCGCGGACACTGGATTGCGCCACCGTTGGTGGAGGCGCTGAAGAATCGGCTCGACAAGGGCGAACAGTCACTGCTGTTCCTTAACCGACGCGGCTATGCTCCGCTTACCTTGTGCCGGACTTGCGGTTATCGATTCCAGTGCCCGAACTGCTCCGCCTGGCTGGTCGAGCACCGCCTCTCGCGCCGCCTCGCCTGCCACCACTGCGGACATGAGATCCCGCCGCCCGATGCCTGCCCCGAATGCAGCGAGCCCGATTGCCTCGTCGCGTGCGGCCCGGGCGTGGAACGCATCGCTGATGAAGTCGCCGCGATCCTGCCTGAAGCACGCGTCGCGCTGGTCACCTCCGACACGCTGACCAGCCCTGCCAAGGCCGCCGAGTTCGTCGAGATGGCAAGCAACAAGGCGATCGACGTGATTGTCGGCACCCAGCTCGTCACCAAGGGCTATCACTTTCCCGAGCTTACGCTGGTCGGAGTGATCGACGCCGACATGGGTCTCGAGGGCGGCGATCTTCGCGCGGCCGAACGCACCTATCAGCAGGTCGCGCAGGTTGCAGGCCGCGCCGGCCGTGGCGAAAAACCTGGCGAGGTGCTGATCCAGACCCGGCACCCCGAAGCCCCGGTCATCGAGGCCCTGGCCAGCGGAGACCGTGACGCATTCTATGCCGCCGAAGCCGAAGCCCGGCGTGATGCCGGAGCGCCGCCTTTCGGTCGTTGGGCGGCAATAATCGTCTCCAGCGAGGACGAAGCCGAAGCGCGCGACGCTGCGAGGGGCATCGGAGGTTCCGCTCCGCGCCTTGACGATGTGCTGATCCTTGGCCCCGCACCCGCCCCACTATCGCTGCTGCGGGGCCGCTATCGCTATCGCCTGCTCATCAACGCTCGCCGTTCCACCGAACTGCAGCGGGTAATCCGCGACTGGCTCGACCCGCTGCGCTTCCCGCCGGGCGTGCGCGTCGCCGTTGATATCGATCCCTACAGCTTTGTCTGA
- a CDS encoding CPBP family intramembrane glutamic endopeptidase, which translates to MDDLQTARPGILRRIIAFPLTLMVLEFLAVAMAASAATVGLKGLFSHGTPGYFLGGLGVAVLAILVFLACTRWIERRSAHDLPLATMTKDLPLGILIGGALFTLMTGIVALLGGLSVEGVNGIGALWAMLVMAVTSGTIEEILFRGILLRHVEAMLGTWTALVVTSALFGAAHLANDGASLFAAFAIAMEAGILLGAAYLWKRRLWIPIGIHAAWNFTQGWVFSVPVSGAMRPRAC; encoded by the coding sequence ATGGACGATCTTCAGACGGCAAGACCGGGCATCTTGCGCAGGATCATCGCCTTCCCGTTGACACTGATGGTTCTCGAGTTCCTTGCCGTCGCCATGGCTGCGTCTGCTGCGACGGTTGGTCTGAAAGGTTTGTTTTCGCACGGAACGCCCGGCTACTTCCTTGGCGGCCTTGGCGTGGCTGTTCTGGCAATACTGGTCTTTCTCGCTTGCACTCGCTGGATCGAGCGGCGGTCGGCCCACGATCTTCCGCTTGCGACCATGACCAAGGACCTGCCGCTTGGAATTCTGATCGGCGGCGCACTTTTCACCCTGATGACGGGGATTGTCGCGCTGCTGGGCGGACTGTCCGTCGAAGGCGTGAATGGCATTGGCGCGCTGTGGGCGATGCTGGTGATGGCGGTCACCTCGGGGACGATCGAGGAGATTCTGTTCCGGGGCATACTGCTGCGGCACGTCGAGGCAATGCTTGGCACCTGGACAGCGCTGGTTGTGACCTCGGCGCTGTTCGGTGCTGCGCACCTGGCCAACGACGGGGCGAGCCTGTTTGCCGCTTTCGCCATTGCAATGGAAGCCGGCATCCTGCTGGGCGCGGCATACCTCTGGAAACGACGGTTGTGGATTCCGATCGGCATTCATGCCGCGTGGAATTTCACCCAAGGGTGGGTATTCAGCGTGCCGGTATCAGGGGCAATGCGCCCGAGGGCCTGCTGA
- the ada gene encoding bifunctional DNA-binding transcriptional regulator/O6-methylguanine-DNA methyltransferase Ada, whose protein sequence is MGATADIPDDEAWRAVLARDRAFDGRFVTGVLSTGIYCRPSCPARHPRRANVQFFSDGVAAREAGLRPCLRCSPDDVSRDERAVLMAIKAIKAAGQPLALADLAERCGYSPTHFQRVFAKATGLSPAAYARALQKERMAEALSGAGKISDAIYDAGFSGPSRFYAAAEERLGMTASAWANGGRGVTIRWAVVPTSLGAMLVAATERGICRLSFNEDAATLRARFPNAALEQGGEDFAGLLEEVIAAVETPGDHSHIPLDVKGTAFQEAVWQALRAIPTGETRSYAEIAAAVGKPGAVRAAGSANGANNVAVLIPCHRVIRSDGSLGGYAYGLEIKQRLLDKERETNRG, encoded by the coding sequence ATGGGCGCAACTGCGGACATTCCCGACGATGAAGCCTGGCGTGCTGTGCTGGCGCGCGATCGCGCTTTTGACGGGCGTTTCGTCACCGGCGTGCTGAGCACCGGCATCTATTGCCGTCCATCCTGTCCGGCCCGGCATCCACGTCGTGCCAATGTCCAGTTCTTTTCCGACGGGGTTGCGGCAAGAGAGGCCGGTTTGCGCCCATGTCTGCGCTGTTCGCCCGATGACGTTTCGCGCGATGAACGCGCGGTGTTGATGGCGATCAAGGCGATCAAGGCGGCGGGGCAGCCTTTGGCGCTTGCCGACCTTGCCGAGCGCTGCGGCTATTCGCCAACGCACTTTCAGCGGGTTTTTGCAAAGGCGACCGGGCTTTCGCCCGCGGCCTATGCGCGCGCGCTGCAGAAGGAGCGCATGGCTGAAGCGCTTTCGGGCGCGGGCAAGATCAGCGATGCGATCTATGACGCCGGGTTTTCCGGACCTTCGCGATTTTACGCTGCGGCAGAGGAGCGCTTGGGCATGACGGCTTCGGCTTGGGCAAACGGCGGGCGCGGCGTGACGATCCGCTGGGCAGTGGTGCCGACCTCGCTGGGCGCGATGCTGGTCGCGGCGACAGAACGCGGCATTTGCCGACTGTCTTTCAACGAGGACGCGGCGACTTTGCGTGCGCGCTTTCCCAATGCCGCGCTGGAGCAGGGCGGCGAAGATTTCGCAGGCCTGCTTGAGGAAGTGATTGCGGCGGTGGAGACGCCGGGAGACCATTCGCATATCCCGCTCGACGTGAAGGGCACTGCTTTCCAGGAAGCGGTGTGGCAGGCACTCCGGGCCATTCCAACGGGAGAGACGCGCTCCTATGCCGAAATCGCCGCAGCGGTCGGCAAGCCCGGCGCGGTGCGCGCGGCGGGATCGGCCAACGGGGCCAACAACGTGGCGGTGCTGATCCCGTGCCATCGCGTGATCCGCTCGGACGGCTCGCTTGGCGGCTATGCCTATGGGCTTGAGATCAAGCAGCGATTGCTCGACAAGGAGCGCGAAACCAACCGGGGGTAA
- a CDS encoding S1C family serine protease: protein MRVAKQLIAFLVALLALGSAPVALADPADISAASRSVVRVVIIESDGDRARLITHGTGFAVTPNLIVTNAHVVEELRGDDTLIAGVVPAEGRNGYPAKLVAYSPGNDLALLRIEGGGTLTPITLFPGAPTDGSEVYAVGYPGNVDLAQGLSMADLVTPQEAVKTRGYLSGGRSSRSFDTLLHTAPLGSGNSGGPLLDSCGRVIGVNSFGTVSDNSTDSSFYFAISMRELSAFLLRAKVDVHSSGLPCRSIADLDRAEAQRAAGEQARMAAERDARAQASQQQFETARREAEMAVLSERDNGMALAALLLVGALGAGGWGMVQASRRRGKFQRKHIFGAAALLVSAVAVWFLRPSLASIDSRAREKLEQPHTSSSASAAALDRAGSGRMICVLDPERSRVTVSDITDVPIEWTESGCMNGKTQYGLANDGWSRILVPNGEETVSVNSYDPQSRTYTVERFLVGLDAMTEARAARAKLNAPACGAGEEAARQFGQNQQSIKALLPPEPNERMRYNCQPAP from the coding sequence ATGCGTGTCGCCAAACAGTTAATCGCCTTTCTGGTTGCCCTACTGGCGCTTGGATCCGCACCGGTAGCTCTGGCCGACCCGGCCGACATCAGCGCGGCAAGCCGCTCCGTGGTTCGCGTGGTGATTATAGAAAGCGATGGGGATCGGGCCCGGCTGATCACCCATGGCACAGGATTTGCCGTAACCCCGAACCTGATCGTCACCAATGCCCACGTCGTCGAAGAGCTGCGCGGGGACGACACGCTCATCGCTGGCGTCGTCCCGGCGGAAGGCCGCAACGGCTATCCGGCCAAGCTGGTTGCCTATTCGCCCGGCAATGATCTTGCGTTGTTGCGCATCGAAGGTGGCGGCACCCTTACGCCGATCACGCTCTTTCCCGGCGCACCAACGGACGGTTCCGAGGTCTATGCCGTGGGCTATCCCGGCAACGTCGATCTGGCGCAGGGGCTGTCGATGGCCGATCTTGTCACGCCGCAGGAAGCGGTCAAGACGCGCGGCTATCTGTCAGGTGGGCGCTCTTCGAGGTCATTCGATACCCTTTTGCACACCGCCCCGCTGGGATCGGGCAACTCGGGCGGACCACTGCTCGATTCCTGCGGCCGCGTGATCGGCGTCAACTCCTTCGGCACGGTCAGCGACAACAGCACCGATTCGTCGTTCTATTTCGCCATTTCGATGCGCGAGCTCTCGGCCTTCCTGCTCCGCGCCAAGGTTGATGTGCACAGCAGCGGCCTGCCCTGTCGCTCGATCGCGGACCTCGATCGCGCCGAAGCGCAACGCGCGGCGGGAGAGCAGGCGCGCATGGCCGCCGAACGCGACGCACGCGCGCAAGCCAGCCAGCAGCAGTTCGAAACTGCGCGCCGCGAGGCCGAAATGGCAGTCCTGTCCGAGCGCGACAACGGCATGGCACTGGCCGCACTGCTTCTCGTCGGTGCACTTGGCGCCGGTGGCTGGGGCATGGTCCAGGCCTCCAGACGCCGCGGCAAGTTCCAGCGCAAACACATCTTTGGAGCCGCAGCCTTGCTGGTGTCTGCCGTCGCTGTCTGGTTCCTGCGGCCGTCACTTGCATCGATAGACAGTCGCGCACGGGAAAAGCTCGAACAGCCACACACGTCCTCCAGCGCATCGGCAGCAGCACTCGATCGTGCCGGCTCCGGACGCATGATCTGCGTGCTCGATCCCGAACGGAGTCGCGTCACTGTTTCGGATATCACCGATGTTCCGATCGAGTGGACTGAAAGCGGCTGCATGAACGGAAAGACCCAATACGGCCTCGCCAACGATGGCTGGAGCCGAATCCTTGTCCCGAATGGCGAGGAGACGGTCTCGGTGAATTCGTATGATCCACAATCCCGGACCTACACGGTGGAGCGGTTTCTGGTGGGTCTGGATGCCATGACCGAGGCTCGCGCCGCACGCGCCAAGCTCAATGCGCCCGCATGCGGCGCGGGCGAAGAAGCTGCACGCCAGTTCGGCCAGAACCAGCAGTCAATCAAGGCGCTTCTGCCGCCTGAACCCAACGAACGGATGCGCTACAACTGCCAACCCGCTCCCTGA
- a CDS encoding F0F1 ATP synthase subunit delta, which translates to MEISSGITASLSGRYASALFDLANEQGFVNAVEGDLEKLDAALRESADLKGLIGNPQLGRDAAGRAMDSVAGLLGLGDLTRKFLGVLASNRRLSALPDVIRAFGHIAAAHRGEVSAEVASAHPLDDVQVAALTEKLKARTGKSIKLKTSVDPDILGGLVVKIGSQMIDSSIRTRLNSLAQAMKA; encoded by the coding sequence GTGGAGATTTCCAGCGGCATTACGGCCAGCCTGTCAGGGCGTTACGCCTCGGCACTGTTTGATCTGGCCAATGAGCAGGGCTTTGTGAACGCCGTCGAGGGCGATCTCGAGAAGCTCGATGCTGCACTGCGCGAATCGGCTGACCTCAAGGGCCTGATCGGCAACCCGCAGCTCGGCCGCGATGCAGCAGGTCGCGCGATGGATTCGGTTGCCGGCCTGCTCGGCCTTGGTGACCTGACCAGGAAGTTCCTCGGCGTGCTCGCTTCGAACCGCCGCCTCTCGGCCCTGCCCGACGTGATCCGCGCCTTCGGCCATATCGCTGCCGCCCATCGCGGCGAAGTCAGCGCCGAAGTCGCCAGCGCTCACCCGCTCGACGATGTACAGGTCGCCGCCCTCACTGAAAAGCTGAAGGCCCGCACCGGCAAGTCGATCAAGCTCAAGACCAGTGTCGATCCCGACATTCTCGGTGGCCTCGTCGTCAAGATCGGCAGCCAGATGATCGACAGCTCGATCCGCACCCGTCTCAATTCTCTCGCCCAGGCGATGAAGGCCTAA
- the atpA gene encoding F0F1 ATP synthase subunit alpha, which produces MEIRAAEISKVIKDQIASFGTDAQVSEVGSVLSVGDGIARIHGLDKVQAGEMVEFANGVKGMALNLEADNVGVVIFGSDSEIKEGDVVKRTGTIVDVPVGKGLLGRVVDALGNPIDGKGPIVDATRTRVEVKAPGIIPRKSVHEPVQTGLKAIDALVPVGRGQRELIIGDRQTGKTAVAIDTFINQKAVNAGTDEGKKLYCIYVAVGQKRSTVAQIVRQLEENGAMEYSIVIAATASEPAPLQYLAPYTGATMGEFFRDNGMHAVIVYDDLSKQAVAYRQMSLLLRRPPGREAYPGDVFYLHSRLLERAAKMNDENGAGSLTALPIIETQAGDVSAYIPTNVISITDGQIFLETGLFYQGIRPAINVGLSVSRVGSSAQTKAMKKVAGSIKLELAQYREMAAFAQFGSDLDASTQKLLNRGARLTELLKQPQFSPLGFEEQTCVIFAGTQGYLDSVPVNRVTEYEAELLSFLRSQHADLLGLIRDTKDLGDEAKGKLVAALDAFAKQFA; this is translated from the coding sequence ATGGAAATCCGCGCCGCTGAAATCTCGAAGGTCATCAAGGACCAGATCGCCAGCTTCGGCACCGACGCACAGGTCTCGGAAGTCGGGTCGGTTCTCTCGGTGGGTGACGGTATCGCCCGCATCCACGGTCTCGACAAGGTCCAGGCCGGTGAGATGGTCGAATTCGCCAACGGCGTGAAGGGCATGGCCCTGAACCTCGAAGCCGACAACGTCGGCGTCGTGATCTTCGGCTCGGACTCCGAGATCAAGGAAGGCGATGTCGTCAAGCGCACCGGCACCATCGTTGACGTTCCCGTTGGCAAGGGTCTGCTCGGCCGCGTGGTCGATGCCCTTGGCAACCCGATCGACGGCAAGGGTCCGATCGTCGACGCCACCCGCACCCGCGTCGAAGTCAAGGCTCCGGGCATCATCCCGCGCAAGTCAGTGCATGAACCCGTGCAGACCGGCCTCAAGGCGATCGACGCCCTCGTTCCCGTCGGCCGCGGCCAGCGCGAATTGATCATCGGTGACCGTCAGACCGGCAAGACCGCCGTCGCGATCGACACCTTCATCAACCAGAAGGCCGTCAACGCCGGCACCGACGAAGGCAAGAAGCTCTACTGCATCTACGTCGCCGTCGGCCAGAAGCGTTCGACCGTCGCGCAGATCGTCCGCCAGCTCGAAGAGAACGGCGCGATGGAATACTCCATCGTCATCGCCGCCACCGCTTCGGAACCGGCTCCGCTCCAGTACCTCGCTCCCTACACCGGTGCGACGATGGGCGAATTCTTCCGCGACAACGGCATGCACGCCGTGATCGTCTATGACGACCTTTCCAAGCAGGCCGTTGCCTATCGCCAGATGTCGCTGCTGCTCCGCCGCCCGCCGGGCCGCGAAGCCTACCCCGGCGACGTGTTCTATCTCCACAGCCGCCTGCTTGAGCGCGCTGCAAAGATGAACGACGAAAACGGCGCTGGCTCGCTCACCGCCCTGCCGATCATCGAAACCCAGGCGGGCGACGTGTCGGCCTACATTCCGACCAACGTGATCTCGATCACCGACGGTCAGATCTTCCTTGAAACCGGCCTGTTCTACCAGGGCATCCGTCCGGCCATCAACGTCGGTCTGTCGGTGTCCCGCGTCGGCTCCTCGGCCCAGACCAAGGCGATGAAGAAGGTTGCCGGCTCGATCAAGCTCGAGCTCGCCCAGTACCGCGAAATGGCGGCATTCGCCCAGTTCGGTTCGGACCTCGACGCCTCGACCCAGAAGCTCCTCAACCGCGGTGCGCGCCTGACCGAGCTGCTCAAGCAGCCGCAGTTCTCGCCGCTCGGCTTCGAAGAGCAGACCTGCGTGATCTTCGCCGGCACCCAGGGCTACCTCGACAGCGTTCCGGTGAACCGTGTCACCGAATACGAAGCCGAACTGCTCAGCTTCCTGCGTTCGCAGCATGCCGACCTGCTCGGCCTGATCCGCGACACCAAGGACCTTGGCGACGAAGCCAAGGGCAAGCTGGTCGCGGCGCTCGACGCTTTCGCAAAGCAGTTCGCCTAA
- a CDS encoding F0F1 ATP synthase subunit gamma — translation MASLKELKGRINSVKSTQKITKAKQMVAAAKLRKAQAAAEAARPYASRLAEVMGSLAAKVAGQDNGPLLMRGTGSDQRHLLVVVNTDKGLCGGLNSNIVKEAKLQARALEAAGKTVSFYLVGKKGRAPIRRDYPNGIAAGYDTGNVRTPGFDEASAIARELLEMFEAGKFDVAHLVAPEFKNALTQLPVTTQIIPVPAPTNTVAIDAVVEYEPGEEEILEELLPRYVTTQLFGALLEREASEQGASMTAMDNATRNAGELINKLTIQYNRSRQAAITTELIEIIAGAEAL, via the coding sequence ATGGCCTCGCTGAAGGAACTCAAGGGCCGGATCAACTCGGTCAAGTCGACCCAGAAGATCACCAAGGCCAAGCAGATGGTCGCGGCGGCCAAGCTGCGCAAGGCGCAGGCGGCTGCCGAAGCCGCGCGCCCCTATGCCAGCCGCCTCGCGGAAGTCATGGGCAGCCTCGCCGCCAAGGTCGCAGGCCAGGATAACGGACCGCTGCTGATGCGCGGCACCGGCTCCGACCAGCGCCACCTCCTTGTCGTGGTCAACACCGACAAGGGCCTGTGCGGCGGTCTGAACTCGAACATCGTCAAGGAAGCCAAGCTTCAGGCGCGTGCGCTCGAAGCGGCAGGCAAGACGGTGAGCTTCTACCTCGTCGGCAAGAAGGGTCGCGCGCCGATCCGCCGTGACTATCCGAACGGCATCGCCGCCGGATACGACACCGGCAACGTGCGCACGCCCGGTTTCGACGAAGCCAGCGCCATCGCCCGCGAACTCCTCGAGATGTTCGAAGCCGGCAAGTTCGACGTCGCGCACCTTGTCGCGCCGGAGTTCAAGAACGCGCTGACCCAGCTGCCGGTCACCACGCAGATCATCCCCGTCCCCGCCCCGACCAACACCGTCGCTATCGATGCCGTGGTGGAATACGAGCCGGGCGAAGAGGAAATCCTCGAGGAGCTGCTGCCGCGCTACGTCACCACGCAGCTGTTCGGTGCCCTGCTCGAGCGTGAAGCCTCGGAACAGGGTGCGTCGATGACCGCGATGGACAACGCGACGCGCAATGCGGGCGAGCTGATCAACAAGCTCACCATCCAGTACAACCGCAGCCGCCAGGCCGCGATCACCACCGAACTCATCGAAATCATCGCTGGCGCCGAAGCGCTCTGA
- the atpD gene encoding F0F1 ATP synthase subunit beta yields the protein MATAAATGKISQVIGAVVDVAFDGELPAILSALETDNNGNRLVLEVAQHLGENTVRTIAMDSTDGLTRGQPVSNTGAQISVPVGPKTLGRIMNVVGDPIDERGPVGAEQTAPIHAKAPEFIEQSTEAAILVTGIKVIDLLAPYAKGGKIGLFGGAGVGKTVLIQELINNIAKGHGGVSVFAGVGERTREGNDLYHEFLDAGVIAKDADGNPTPDGSKVALVFGQMNEPPGARARVALSGLTMAEYFRDQEGQDVLFFVDNIFRFTQAGSEVSALLGRIPSAVGYQPTLATDMGALQERITSTTKGSITSVQAIYVPADDLTDPAPATSFAHLDATTTLNRAISELGIYPAVDPLDSTSRVLTPAVVGEEHYQTARRVQETLQKYKSLQDIIAILGMDELSEEDKLTVARARKIQRFLSQPFHVAEVFTGISGKFVQVEDTVRSFKAVVDGEYDHLPEAAFYMVGGIDEAVEKAKKLAAEA from the coding sequence ATGGCCACCGCAGCAGCTACCGGCAAGATCAGCCAGGTCATCGGCGCCGTCGTCGACGTCGCGTTCGACGGCGAACTCCCCGCCATTCTCTCGGCGCTCGAAACCGACAACAACGGCAACCGCCTCGTTCTCGAAGTCGCGCAGCACCTTGGCGAAAACACCGTCCGCACCATCGCGATGGACTCGACCGACGGCCTGACCCGCGGCCAGCCCGTGTCGAACACCGGCGCGCAGATCTCGGTGCCGGTCGGCCCCAAGACCCTGGGTCGCATCATGAACGTCGTCGGCGATCCGATCGATGAGCGTGGCCCGGTCGGTGCCGAGCAGACCGCTCCGATCCACGCCAAGGCTCCGGAATTCATCGAGCAGTCGACCGAAGCCGCGATCCTCGTGACCGGCATCAAGGTCATCGACCTTCTCGCTCCTTACGCCAAGGGCGGCAAGATCGGCCTGTTCGGCGGCGCCGGCGTGGGCAAGACCGTGCTTATCCAGGAACTGATCAACAACATCGCCAAGGGTCATGGCGGCGTGTCGGTCTTCGCAGGCGTCGGTGAACGCACCCGCGAAGGCAACGATCTCTACCACGAATTCCTCGACGCCGGCGTTATCGCCAAGGACGCCGATGGCAACCCGACCCCGGACGGCTCGAAGGTCGCCCTCGTGTTCGGCCAGATGAACGAGCCCCCGGGCGCCCGCGCTCGCGTCGCTCTGTCGGGTCTGACCATGGCCGAATACTTCCGCGACCAAGAAGGCCAGGACGTTCTGTTCTTCGTCGACAACATCTTCCGCTTCACCCAGGCGGGTTCGGAAGTGTCGGCGCTGCTCGGCCGTATTCCTTCCGCCGTGGGCTACCAGCCGACGCTCGCCACCGACATGGGCGCGCTGCAGGAACGCATCACCTCCACCACCAAGGGTTCGATCACCTCGGTGCAGGCGATTTACGTCCCCGCCGACGACCTTACCGACCCGGCCCCGGCCACCTCGTTCGCTCACCTTGACGCAACGACCACGCTGAACCGCGCCATCTCGGAACTCGGCATCTACCCGGCGGTTGACCCGCTCGACTCGACCTCGCGCGTGCTGACGCCCGCTGTCGTCGGTGAAGAGCACTACCAGACCGCCCGCCGCGTTCAGGAAACGCTGCAGAAGTACAAGTCGCTGCAGGACATCATCGCGATCCTCGGCATGGACGAGCTTTCGGAAGAAGATAAGCTCACCGTCGCCCGCGCCCGCAAGATCCAGCGCTTCCTGTCGCAGCCCTTCCACGTCGCCGAAGTGTTCACCGGCATCTCGGGCAAGTTCGTCCAGGTCGAAGACACCGTGCGTTCGTTCAAGGCAGTCGTCGACGGCGAGTACGACCACCTTCCCGAAGCCGCGTTCTACATGGTCGGCGGCATCGACGAAGCGGTCGAAAAGGCCAAGAAGCTGGCTGCTGAAGCCTGA
- a CDS encoding ATP synthase F1 subunit epsilon — protein sequence MSLHFELVTPARLVRSEEVHMVVVPGTDGEFGVLEGHAPFMSTVKDGTIKVYKSAGSAPEEITVQGGFAEVGAKGLTVLAEHVEG from the coding sequence ATGTCTCTCCACTTCGAACTCGTCACCCCGGCCCGCCTCGTCCGTTCGGAAGAGGTCCACATGGTGGTCGTTCCCGGCACCGACGGTGAATTCGGCGTGCTGGAAGGCCACGCGCCGTTCATGTCGACGGTCAAGGACGGAACGATCAAGGTCTACAAGTCGGCAGGTTCGGCGCCTGAAGAGATCACGGTCCAGGGCGGCTTCGCCGAAGTCGGCGCCAAGGGCCTGACGGTTCTCGCCGAGCACGTCGAAGGCTGA